One Rubidibacter lacunae KORDI 51-2 genomic region harbors:
- the aroQ gene encoding type II 3-dehydroquinate dehydratase, with protein MDQLSVLIIHGPNLNLLGRREPEIYGSTTLDEIDACLKERGRLAGSRVVCMQSNHEGLIVDVIQAAVGEHDGLAINPGAYTHTSVAIRDAISACAIPTVEIHMSNIHGRESFRQHSYIAPVAIGQISGFGARSYLLGLDALLAHLRQSALTD; from the coding sequence TTGGACCAGCTCAGCGTACTGATAATTCACGGACCGAACCTAAATCTGTTAGGTCGGAGAGAGCCGGAAATATACGGTTCCACAACCCTAGACGAGATCGATGCCTGCCTGAAAGAACGAGGTCGGCTCGCTGGATCTAGGGTTGTTTGCATGCAGTCCAATCACGAAGGGCTGATAGTGGATGTTATTCAAGCCGCTGTAGGCGAGCACGATGGATTGGCGATCAATCCCGGAGCTTACACGCATACGAGTGTGGCAATTCGCGATGCAATTTCAGCCTGCGCTATACCGACCGTGGAAATTCACATGAGCAACATACACGGCCGGGAGTCATTTCGCCAGCATTCTTACATTGCGCCGGTAGCTATCGGGCAAATCAGCGGTTTTGGAGCGCGCAGCTATCTGCTCGGTCTTGATGCCTTGCTCGCACACTTGCGCCAATCGGCTCTAACCGACTGA
- a CDS encoding transposase, with amino-acid sequence EAAKGTRLERAQVTRLRATLIKVAGRVRTTARRVLIDLSSHCPYAEEIRQIARQLCGASATAQ; translated from the coding sequence GAGAGGCAGCGAAGGGAACGCGTCTGGAGCGAGCTCAAGTGACCCGATTGCGCGCAACGCTGATTAAAGTCGCTGGGCGAGTGCGAACGACAGCGCGGCGCGTGCTAATAGACCTATCGTCCCACTGTCCATATGCCGAGGAAATCCGTCAGATAGCGCGGCAGTTATGTGGAGCAAGCGCAACAGCGCAATGA
- a CDS encoding cofactor assembly of complex C subunit B has product MRALEFGNALLATSTPFLTLLLAVGLFFFIRASVKDRTTRVRLTSELPETELLLQIQTYFINRSYRVKSIAPGRERIVLEGYVRPSWFLAIFLTLLAACGCICLALVLSFTRPEVRDLFVGMTLLAPLAGTFYWQRAGRVEEVVLDLDASAAPDRLAIEITAHRDEIIQLRKSLPLTGTDS; this is encoded by the coding sequence ATGCGCGCTCTGGAATTTGGAAATGCGCTTCTTGCCACCTCAACTCCTTTCCTCACCTTGTTGCTGGCAGTTGGTCTGTTCTTCTTTATTCGCGCATCAGTGAAAGACCGGACTACTCGAGTGAGGCTTACTAGCGAGTTGCCAGAAACTGAATTGCTCTTGCAGATACAGACGTATTTCATCAATCGCTCGTATCGCGTGAAATCGATCGCGCCGGGGCGGGAGCGTATCGTCCTCGAGGGTTACGTTCGTCCCAGTTGGTTTCTTGCAATCTTCCTTACTCTTCTGGCTGCATGCGGCTGCATTTGCTTAGCACTTGTGTTGTCTTTCACTCGGCCTGAAGTTCGCGATCTTTTCGTCGGTATGACCCTTCTCGCGCCTCTTGCCGGTACCTTCTATTGGCAACGCGCAGGTCGCGTTGAAGAAGTCGTTCTCGACCTGGATGCATCAGCTGCACCCGATCGCCTCGCGATTGAGATTACCGCCCACCGCGATGAAATTATTCAGCTAAGGAAGTCCCTCCCGCTGACAGGAACCGATTCTTAA
- a CDS encoding RNA-guided endonuclease InsQ/TnpB family protein — MQARQKKGSNRWRKQVNRIAKLHLKISRQRRDFFSKVWDSLFSKYDVVAHEKLNIKGLARTRLAKSIADAAWGTFLQMGAWKAERAAKLTIAENPHGTSIECSGCGERVPKTLADRVHSCPSCGLVLNRDRNAAINILNRAVGHQALNLSGNVSAVAESH, encoded by the coding sequence ATCCAGGCTAGGCAGAAAAAGGGGTCAAATCGCTGGCGCAAACAGGTGAATCGCATCGCCAAACTGCATCTAAAGATATCGCGTCAGCGGCGCGACTTCTTTTCTAAGGTGTGGGATTCGCTGTTCTCAAAGTACGATGTTGTTGCTCATGAAAAGCTAAATATCAAAGGACTTGCTCGCACCAGACTGGCGAAGTCAATCGCTGATGCTGCATGGGGTACATTCTTGCAAATGGGCGCTTGGAAGGCTGAAAGAGCTGCCAAGTTAACCATTGCCGAGAATCCACACGGAACCAGCATTGAATGTTCGGGCTGTGGTGAGCGGGTACCAAAGACGCTGGCTGACAGGGTGCATAGCTGCCCTTCCTGCGGACTGGTTCTAAACAGGGACCGCAACGCGGCGATCAATATTCTCAATAGGGCTGTGGGACATCAAGCCCTTAATCTCTCAGGAAATGTCTCAGCAGTAGCTGAGAGTCACTGA
- a CDS encoding competence/damage-inducible protein A yields MSAEVICIGTELLLGDIVNTNAQFFGQQLASLGVPHYYQSVVGDNPERIKRALQIACDRAEILLFAGGLGPTPDDLTTATLADFFDSPLRERPEVLAEIEAKFARRGRTMSPSNRKQALFPDGAEVLPNPTGSAPGIIWQPRPGLSVLTFPGVPGEMQCMWYESAVPYLKSLGYGREIVHSRMLRFWGIGESTLAEKVRAFLDLPNPTVAPYASRGEVRLRISARAPSEAAAREAIAPIESQLRAIAGPDCFGVDDDTLASAVGRHLCALDATVAVAESCTGGGLGHALTSVPGSSAYFRGGIIAYQNAIKTELLGVAPELLARQGAVSADVAEAMAAGVRTQLGSDWAVGITGIAGPDGGTDTKPIGLVYVGLADPNGRTTSYELHLGSWRERDAIRHSSVCNALDRLRRQLLACCYPDGSVPPL; encoded by the coding sequence ATGAGCGCAGAGGTTATTTGCATCGGCACCGAGCTGCTACTCGGCGATATCGTCAACACCAACGCGCAGTTCTTTGGTCAGCAACTCGCGAGTCTCGGCGTCCCGCACTATTACCAAAGTGTTGTCGGCGACAATCCAGAGCGCATCAAACGCGCCCTACAAATTGCCTGCGATCGCGCCGAGATTTTGCTGTTTGCAGGCGGGCTCGGTCCGACACCTGACGATCTGACAACGGCTACCCTCGCCGACTTTTTTGACTCCCCGCTGCGCGAGCGTCCGGAAGTATTAGCCGAGATCGAAGCAAAATTCGCGCGGCGCGGGCGGACGATGTCGCCCAGCAACCGCAAACAAGCTCTCTTCCCCGACGGAGCTGAGGTACTGCCCAATCCTACTGGCAGCGCTCCGGGCATCATTTGGCAACCGCGGCCGGGGCTATCAGTACTGACTTTTCCCGGCGTGCCAGGGGAGATGCAGTGCATGTGGTACGAAAGTGCAGTGCCTTACCTAAAGAGCCTGGGCTATGGACGGGAAATCGTGCACAGTCGCATGCTGCGATTCTGGGGAATCGGCGAATCCACTCTTGCCGAAAAAGTCAGGGCTTTCCTCGACCTACCCAACCCGACTGTGGCTCCCTATGCGTCGCGCGGCGAGGTTCGCTTGCGAATTTCAGCCCGTGCGCCTTCCGAAGCAGCTGCTCGTGAAGCGATTGCGCCGATCGAGTCCCAACTGCGCGCGATCGCCGGGCCCGATTGTTTTGGTGTGGATGACGACACCCTGGCATCGGCCGTTGGCAGGCATCTGTGCGCTCTGGACGCAACCGTGGCCGTAGCCGAGTCCTGCACGGGCGGCGGACTCGGGCATGCTCTGACATCAGTACCTGGGAGTTCTGCGTACTTTCGCGGCGGCATTATTGCCTACCAGAACGCGATTAAGACTGAGTTGCTCGGGGTCGCTCCCGAACTGCTTGCTCGACAGGGAGCGGTCAGTGCTGATGTTGCTGAAGCCATGGCTGCTGGGGTTCGCACGCAGCTCGGTTCAGACTGGGCAGTCGGCATAACTGGCATCGCCGGACCGGATGGCGGCACAGACACCAAACCTATAGGGCTGGTATATGTGGGTCTTGCCGACCCAAATGGAAGAACGACCAGCTACGAGCTGCATTTGGGTAGCTGGCGCGAGCGCGATGCTATTCGTCATAGCAGCGTTTGCAATGCCCTCGACCGACTGCGCCGTCAGCTGCTTGCCTGCTGCTACCCCGATGGGTCTGTTCCACCCTTATAA
- the bchB gene encoding ferredoxin:protochlorophyllide reductase (ATP-dependent) subunit B, protein MKLAYWMYAGPAHIGTLRIASSFKNVHAIMHAPIGDDYFNVMRSMLERERNFTPVTTSSVDRTVLARGSQEKVVDNITRKDAEVSPDLTVLTPTCTSSILQEDLENFVERAQLTARCDVMLADVNHYRVNELQAADRTLNQIVEFYIDKARKGGTLPTGKTERPSVNIIGITSLGFHNQHDCTELKRLMADLGIEVNQVIPEKASVHHLKDLPRAWFNLVPYREVGLMTARYLEAEFGMPFVDVTPMGVVETARCIRAIQQVLNASGAAVDYEDYIDNQTRYVSQAAWFSRSIDCQNLTGKKAVVFGDNTHAIAMTKILAREMGIRVAIAGTYCKYDADWFRTQVGEFCDEVLISDDNGAVADAIARAEPAAIFGTQMERHIGKRLNIPCGVIAAPIHVQNFPIGYKPFVGYEGTNQISDLVYNSFTLGMEDHLLEIFGGHDTKEVIHKSISADSDLNWTKDALAELNKVPGFVRGKVKRNTEKFARERQLSSITIELMYAAKEAVGA, encoded by the coding sequence ATGAAGCTTGCTTACTGGATGTACGCGGGACCGGCGCACATCGGCACGCTACGGATTGCGAGTTCGTTTAAGAACGTCCACGCAATCATGCACGCGCCCATCGGCGACGATTACTTTAATGTCATGCGCTCGATGCTGGAGCGCGAACGCAACTTCACCCCGGTGACGACGAGTTCGGTAGACCGCACGGTGCTCGCCCGCGGCTCTCAGGAGAAAGTTGTCGATAACATTACCCGCAAAGATGCTGAGGTATCACCAGACCTAACGGTGCTGACACCAACGTGTACCTCCAGCATCCTGCAGGAAGATTTGGAAAACTTCGTGGAGCGCGCCCAGCTGACCGCCCGCTGCGATGTAATGCTGGCCGACGTGAACCACTATCGCGTCAACGAACTGCAAGCGGCAGATCGCACGCTAAACCAAATCGTCGAGTTCTATATCGACAAGGCACGCAAGGGCGGGACGCTCCCCACGGGCAAAACCGAGCGTCCTTCAGTCAACATTATCGGCATCACTAGCCTCGGGTTCCACAACCAACACGACTGCACCGAACTCAAACGCTTGATGGCAGACCTCGGCATAGAGGTCAACCAGGTGATTCCCGAAAAAGCATCGGTGCACCATCTCAAGGATCTGCCGAGAGCTTGGTTCAATCTCGTGCCGTACCGCGAAGTGGGATTGATGACTGCTCGCTACCTGGAAGCAGAATTTGGCATGCCGTTTGTAGACGTGACGCCGATGGGCGTAGTCGAAACCGCACGCTGCATTCGTGCCATCCAGCAGGTGCTAAACGCGAGCGGTGCTGCCGTCGATTACGAGGACTATATTGATAACCAAACTCGCTACGTGTCCCAAGCAGCTTGGTTCTCGCGCTCGATCGATTGTCAGAATCTCACTGGGAAGAAAGCGGTCGTGTTCGGGGACAACACGCACGCGATCGCAATGACGAAAATCCTGGCACGCGAGATGGGTATTCGCGTCGCGATCGCCGGTACGTATTGCAAATACGATGCCGACTGGTTCCGCACCCAGGTCGGCGAGTTTTGCGATGAAGTTCTCATCAGCGACGATAATGGTGCGGTCGCGGACGCGATCGCGCGGGCCGAGCCGGCAGCTATCTTCGGCACCCAGATGGAACGGCATATCGGTAAGCGCCTGAACATTCCCTGCGGCGTAATTGCAGCCCCCATTCACGTTCAGAACTTTCCCATCGGCTACAAACCTTTCGTGGGCTACGAAGGAACGAACCAAATCTCTGACTTGGTTTACAACTCGTTCACCCTCGGGATGGAAGATCACTTGCTGGAAATCTTCGGCGGTCACGACACCAAGGAAGTTATCCACAAGAGCATCTCGGCAGACTCCGACCTCAACTGGACCAAGGACGCCTTGGCCGAATTGAACAAAGTCCCTGGTTTCGTGCGCGGTAAGGTGAAGCGCAACACCGAAAAGTTCGCCCGCGAGCGCCAACTCAGCAGTATTACTATTGAGCTGATGTACGCTGCGAAAGAAGCCGTTGGGGCCTAG
- a CDS encoding ADP-ribosylglycohydrolase family protein: MPLLTRFQGCLVGALLGELISGNAVPSPWWQVAMLGASCAIDTATFASADWEARCDRASHLTRIGTAASSEAAIAVLPVALYYHELPERLRREILLAAFLWLGAKETPAAALTFATAIATALQQRSPAENFDRLVGPADSNELTVPLEIARASRANGVGLAEYAEQIVEARVPMGDRALAIALYARALPGQPSLQVARAVKVAGGANVSPSVVGALVGAIAGAESGNSFPLRWQVALQERVAIASVYRQAARLFASWAGVGSPNGSAELELDAIAAAGRIQARASLISISH; the protein is encoded by the coding sequence GTGCCATTACTAACTCGCTTTCAAGGATGTTTGGTGGGGGCACTGCTTGGAGAGCTGATTAGCGGCAATGCCGTGCCATCTCCCTGGTGGCAAGTTGCCATGCTGGGGGCAAGTTGTGCGATCGATACAGCGACATTTGCGTCAGCCGACTGGGAGGCGCGCTGCGATCGCGCCTCGCATCTAACCCGCATTGGAACGGCCGCTAGCAGTGAAGCCGCGATCGCGGTACTGCCAGTTGCACTGTACTACCACGAATTACCCGAGAGGTTGCGACGCGAGATTTTGCTGGCTGCATTTCTGTGGCTTGGAGCGAAAGAAACACCTGCAGCTGCACTAACATTTGCAACTGCAATTGCTACTGCACTCCAGCAGAGGTCGCCAGCTGAGAATTTCGACCGACTGGTCGGTCCTGCCGATTCGAACGAGCTGACCGTGCCACTAGAAATAGCGCGAGCGAGCCGTGCAAACGGCGTCGGTTTGGCCGAGTATGCGGAGCAGATCGTCGAGGCTCGAGTACCTATGGGCGATCGCGCTCTGGCAATCGCCTTGTATGCTCGCGCACTGCCGGGGCAACCAAGCTTGCAGGTTGCTCGGGCCGTCAAGGTTGCGGGTGGAGCCAACGTCTCGCCATCAGTGGTCGGTGCCTTAGTCGGAGCGATTGCAGGAGCTGAGAGTGGGAATAGTTTCCCCCTGCGTTGGCAGGTTGCCCTACAAGAGCGGGTTGCTATTGCCAGCGTGTACCGTCAGGCCGCGAGGTTATTTGCCAGCTGGGCAGGTGTTGGCTCTCCAAACGGGTCCGCAGAACTGGAACTCGACGCGATCGCAGCTGCCGGTCGCATCCAGGCTCGGGCGTCCCTGATTTCGATTTCGCATTAG
- a CDS encoding aldehyde dehydrogenase: MQIPKNAVRALDPAALIARQRAYFTSGATRELEFRRGQLLSLRQAIADRESQICDALAADLGKPAFEAVVSEIVFCCQEIDYARKHLRQWVRPEKVGLARTVWPARGQIRSEPLGVVLIIAPWNYPLQLAIAPLVAAIAAGNCAIVKPSELTPHTSRVLAELIAAAFAPEYVSVVEGDKTVAQQLLAERFDHILFTGGSRVGKVVMAAAAEHLTPVTLELGGKSPCLVDRDADIETGAQRIAFGKFFNAGQTCVAPDYLLVDRAIKDDLLAALRRAIAKFYGDNPATSPDYARIVSDGHFQRLSALLDRDAIAIGGQSDSTTRYIAPTVLDGVAWDDPIMEDEIFGPLLPVLTYTDLDAAIAAIAARPAPLALYVFSRRHDVQTRVLEGTTSGGVCINDTIVHIISSTLPFGGVGASGIGAYHGRTGFDTFSHRRSVVRKGFWPEIELRYPPYEGKLSLFRKLLG, encoded by the coding sequence GTGCAAATTCCAAAAAACGCAGTTCGTGCGCTCGACCCGGCCGCGCTGATTGCTCGCCAGCGGGCGTACTTCACCAGCGGCGCGACTCGCGAGCTAGAGTTTCGACGCGGGCAACTCTTGAGCTTGCGTCAGGCGATCGCCGACCGCGAATCCCAAATCTGCGACGCCCTGGCAGCCGACCTCGGCAAGCCGGCCTTCGAAGCAGTTGTGAGCGAAATCGTTTTCTGCTGTCAAGAAATCGACTATGCTCGCAAGCACCTGCGGCAGTGGGTGCGACCCGAGAAGGTCGGGCTGGCGCGGACTGTGTGGCCGGCACGCGGGCAAATCCGTTCGGAACCGCTCGGGGTTGTGCTGATAATCGCACCCTGGAACTACCCGCTGCAGCTCGCGATCGCGCCCCTCGTCGCCGCGATCGCAGCGGGCAATTGCGCGATCGTCAAACCATCAGAACTGACGCCCCACACGTCCCGCGTCCTTGCCGAACTGATAGCGGCAGCCTTCGCACCGGAGTATGTCAGCGTTGTCGAGGGCGATAAAACCGTCGCGCAGCAACTCCTTGCCGAGCGCTTCGACCATATCTTATTCACCGGCGGCTCGCGCGTTGGCAAAGTCGTCATGGCAGCTGCTGCGGAGCATCTGACGCCGGTTACCCTCGAACTCGGCGGTAAAAGTCCGTGCCTGGTCGATCGCGACGCAGACATTGAAACCGGCGCGCAGCGGATCGCTTTTGGCAAGTTCTTCAATGCCGGTCAAACCTGCGTTGCCCCCGACTACCTGCTGGTGGATCGCGCGATTAAAGACGACTTGCTGGCTGCCCTGCGGCGCGCGATCGCCAAATTCTACGGCGACAACCCAGCAACCAGCCCCGACTACGCGCGCATCGTCAGCGACGGGCACTTCCAACGGCTGAGCGCGCTGCTCGACCGCGACGCGATCGCGATCGGCGGACAAAGCGACTCGACCACGCGCTATATCGCCCCCACTGTCCTCGATGGCGTCGCGTGGGACGATCCGATCATGGAAGATGAAATCTTCGGACCGCTGCTGCCCGTTCTGACCTATACCGACCTCGATGCCGCGATCGCGGCGATCGCGGCGCGACCCGCGCCGCTAGCCTTATACGTTTTCTCACGCCGCCACGATGTCCAAACGCGCGTGCTGGAAGGAACGACGTCCGGCGGCGTCTGCATCAACGACACGATCGTACACATCATTTCGTCGACCCTGCCGTTCGGAGGCGTCGGCGCTAGCGGTATCGGTGCCTATCACGGCCGTACCGGTTTCGATACCTTCTCGCATCGCCGCAGCGTTGTCCGAAAAGGGTTCTGGCCCGAGATCGAGTTACGCTACCCACCCTATGAAGGGAAACTCTCGCTATTTCGCAAGTTGCTAGGATAA
- a CDS encoding glycosyltransferase family 4 protein, protein MPSVPPAQLYHLIAFLISTSVVLWSTPAVKAIGLKSGHVDRPGRRKVHREPIVRIGGVSIFIGVLVALLTVWRLGGFGTLPTDKEWEIWGITVGGFVFFAIGLCDDLFNLSAGVRLVLQGVAASLVWMTGVQIEFLSVPFIDLFHLGWLSLPVTVIWLVGMVNAINWFDGLDGLAAGVSGIAAVVMLIVTLAMDQPAAALVAAALAGGALGFLRYNFNPAEIFMGDSGAYYLGFMLAGIGVVGLVKTAAVTAVLLPFLILAVPIADMSVVIISRLWGGKSPFTADQRHLHHRLLKAGIPQRLTVLFMYALTLWVGSLALGFSGIPSGWAYAIAATLLLVYVGWQVLRRRQHRLGRERRSRSAGDNVREHHDREL, encoded by the coding sequence ATGCCTTCAGTACCGCCCGCGCAGCTGTACCATCTGATCGCCTTTCTCATCTCGACGTCTGTAGTGCTGTGGAGTACGCCTGCAGTCAAGGCGATCGGTCTTAAGAGCGGACACGTCGATCGTCCCGGCAGACGGAAGGTCCACCGCGAGCCGATCGTGCGCATTGGCGGAGTTTCGATCTTTATTGGCGTTCTAGTAGCACTGCTGACGGTATGGCGGTTAGGTGGCTTCGGCACGCTACCGACCGACAAAGAGTGGGAAATTTGGGGCATTACCGTCGGCGGGTTTGTTTTCTTCGCGATCGGGCTCTGCGACGATCTCTTCAACCTTTCCGCCGGAGTCCGCTTGGTCTTGCAGGGGGTCGCTGCCAGTTTGGTCTGGATGACCGGCGTTCAGATCGAGTTTTTGTCCGTCCCCTTCATCGACCTCTTTCATCTTGGTTGGTTGAGCTTGCCTGTCACGGTCATCTGGTTGGTGGGGATGGTCAACGCCATCAACTGGTTCGACGGACTTGATGGCTTGGCTGCGGGTGTTTCCGGAATTGCTGCCGTCGTCATGTTGATCGTGACGCTGGCGATGGACCAACCCGCTGCTGCTTTGGTTGCCGCTGCCCTGGCTGGCGGCGCACTGGGTTTTCTGCGGTATAACTTCAATCCCGCTGAAATATTCATGGGCGACAGCGGTGCGTATTATCTCGGTTTCATGCTGGCCGGCATCGGCGTTGTCGGACTGGTCAAAACGGCTGCGGTTACGGCTGTACTGCTGCCGTTTTTAATCCTGGCTGTTCCGATCGCCGATATGTCCGTCGTCATCATTTCGCGGTTATGGGGGGGGAAGTCGCCATTTACCGCCGACCAGCGACACCTGCACCACCGCTTGCTTAAAGCTGGAATTCCGCAGCGGTTAACGGTGCTCTTTATGTATGCCCTGACCCTCTGGGTCGGCAGCCTGGCATTGGGATTCTCCGGTATTCCCAGCGGTTGGGCCTACGCGATCGCTGCGACACTGCTGCTGGTATATGTCGGTTGGCAAGTATTGCGACGGCGCCAGCATCGCCTCGGGCGGGAGAGGCGTTCCCGATCGGCAGGCGATAATGTGAGGGAACATCACGACCGAGAGTTATGA